AGGAGAAGTCCAGCCACTGGTTCACCGTCGCCCCGTCCGCCGGCCGCCAGGCGGTCGTCGTGTCCCCGTCGACGGCGGCGTTGACCCCGGAGAGGGTGTCGGCCCCGGTGGCGTTCGTGGCGTCCGCCTGCGAGGAACTCGCGGTGACCGTCCCACCGCTCTGCCGGACCCGGGTCTCCGGGACCGGCGACTCCACCGGGTAGTCGCGCTCACGGTTGCGGCTGCGCCGGGGGTCGTCGGTGGCGAGGATCTCCGAATCGGGACTGCTGACCTCGCCGAAACTGTGTTCACGGCGCGCCGGGGTGTCGGTGACGGTCGTGGCGCCGGAGCCGGTGAGGATCCGGTCGCGGACCGGGCGCCCGGCGGCGGCGTCCGCCTCCGCGAGCCGCGGCAGCACCTCCGGCCCGCCGGCGACGGCCTCCAGCTGCCCGGGGTCGGCGGGGTCGATGAGCCGGGGGCCGGCCGTCCCGTCACCGACCCGGAAGATGCGCAGTTCACCGTCGCCGAAGGACGCCTCCTCGGTGAACCCCGGGGACCGTCGCAGGGTCCGGAGTGCGTCACGGGAACCGGGGGTGTCCGCGACGCGGGCGAGATCGGCCCGGACGAGGATGAACCCGACCCCCTGCTGGTCGAGGGCGGCGGACAGGCCGGGGGCCGGGGTGCCGGTGTCGAAGGCGCGCTGGACCCCGTCGAGGCCGCGGATCGCCTCCGGCGGCACGAGCGGCACGGCGTCCCGGACCACCCACGGCACGTCGAGCAGGGCCTGTGCCGGTTCGTCACGGGTGTTTCCCCAGGTCTGGCGGGCGGTGGCGGCGCGCGGCAGGATCATCGTCCGGGTGTCGGCGGCCGTCGGGGAGTGGTTGAGCCAGTCGGCGGCTTGCACCCAGGCGTCCGGCACCGACCGGTACCCGCCCTGCGGGGCGAGCGTCCCGGACCAGGCGGGGGCGGTGACGACGGCGGTGAGCAGGCCGACCGCGGTGACCGCGACGACGGGCCGGTTCGCCTCCGGGTGCAGCCAGGCCCGTCGACCGGCCGTGGTCCGCGGCGACGGGACGCGCAGCCCGCCGAGCAGGTGCACCACGCCGACGAGCAGCGGGAGGTGGACGAGGACGTCGAATTTGTGGAGGTTGCGCAGCGGCGCCCCGGCCCCGTCGAGGAAGGCCCGCACCTGGTCCGCCACCGGGGAGAACGGCCCCGGGAGCCAGAAGACCAGCAGCCCCACCACCAGCAGCGACAACCATGCCGGACGCCACGGCAGGTCACGTCGCGACAGTCCCCACAGCCCCAGGACAGCGACCGCGAGCGTGCCGGCGACGAAGACGGGTTCGGTGACCAGGGCGTGGCCGGCGACCCGTTCGTCGGTGAGGTAGGGGGTCCAGCTGGTCGTCCCGCGCAGAACCTCGCCGAGACTGAACCAGTTCGTGGTGATCCCGGCGGATTCGATGAAGTCGGTGAACGGCGGGGAGTACCGGCCGAGGATCAGCAGCGGGCCGACCCACCAGAAGCAGGCGAGCACGCCGGCGGGCAGCCACCAGCCGAGGAACCGCCACGCGGTCCGGCGCACCAGGGGCGTCCGGGAACAGGCCCCGGCGACCAGCCAGACGAGGACGGTGGGCAGTACGGCGGCGCCGGTGGCGACCGCGTTGACCGCCCCCAGACACAGCACCGCGACCGCACTGCCGAGCGCGGCGCGCGCGATCTTCCGGGGTTCCGGACGCCGCCGGTGGTGTGCGGTGACCAGCACCCCCACCAGGGGCGTGAGGACCCAGGGGGTGAGGGCGACCGGCCACGCCTCCGAGGAGATGGCGCCGAGCGTGGTGAGGATGCGGGGGCTCAGCGCGAACAGGACCGCGCCGGTGATCCGGGACCAGCGGGACCACCGGTCACCGCTGAGCAGGTTGAGCAGGTCGAGCAGCCGGAGCATGCCGGCGAAGGCGGTGACGAGCAGCAGCCACCACCACAGCCGCTGGGTGAGCCAGTCGGGCAGCGGGTCGAGCAGTGCGAAGAACAGGCCCTGCGGGAACAGGTAGCCGTAGGCCTGGTTCTGCAGCTGGCCGAGGGGGAAGACGTCGGTCCAGGGAGACAGCGCCTGGTGGAGGAACGACCAGGGGTCGGCGACGAGGTCGTGTTTGGTGTCGGCGACGGTCAGCCCGGGGGACTGCAGCAGGGCCACGGCCAGCCAGCCGACCACGGCGACGGACCAGCCGCGGCGGGAGAGCGACGGCTGTCCCGCACCTGCCACACGTGAGACAGGTGACACGCGTGGCCGGCTGTGCTGGCGTGGCGGGCGCTGTGAAGTCAGCGGCGCTCCCCGTACTCGACGGAGCCGAGGACGGCGTTGCCGGCGTCGACCGAGTCAGCGGGCAGGTC
This is a stretch of genomic DNA from Corynebacterium nuruki S6-4. It encodes these proteins:
- a CDS encoding alpha-(1->3)-arabinofuranosyltransferase encodes the protein MAGAGQPSLSRRGWSVAVVGWLAVALLQSPGLTVADTKHDLVADPWSFLHQALSPWTDVFPLGQLQNQAYGYLFPQGLFFALLDPLPDWLTQRLWWWLLLVTAFAGMLRLLDLLNLLSGDRWSRWSRITGAVLFALSPRILTTLGAISSEAWPVALTPWVLTPLVGVLVTAHHRRRPEPRKIARAALGSAVAVLCLGAVNAVATGAAVLPTVLVWLVAGACSRTPLVRRTAWRFLGWWLPAGVLACFWWVGPLLILGRYSPPFTDFIESAGITTNWFSLGEVLRGTTSWTPYLTDERVAGHALVTEPVFVAGTLAVAVLGLWGLSRRDLPWRPAWLSLLVVGLLVFWLPGPFSPVADQVRAFLDGAGAPLRNLHKFDVLVHLPLLVGVVHLLGGLRVPSPRTTAGRRAWLHPEANRPVVAVTAVGLLTAVVTAPAWSGTLAPQGGYRSVPDAWVQAADWLNHSPTAADTRTMILPRAATARQTWGNTRDEPAQALLDVPWVVRDAVPLVPPEAIRGLDGVQRAFDTGTPAPGLSAALDQQGVGFILVRADLARVADTPGSRDALRTLRRSPGFTEEASFGDGELRIFRVGDGTAGPRLIDPADPGQLEAVAGGPEVLPRLAEADAAAGRPVRDRILTGSGATTVTDTPARREHSFGEVSSPDSEILATDDPRRSRNRERDYPVESPVPETRVRQSGGTVTASSSQADATNATGADTLSGVNAAVDGDTTTAWRPADGATVNQWLDFSFDRPVGQLRLTAEAQSAGIRLQAETSLDGQTVATSTVAVPEGRSGEFILPAGRSDRVRLRILGAGAHAGLSEVTFTELNGGRDVTPRRDIVVPASETGAGGLPQRWVLGQEVPEGTLRRVLPVPADTSVQVTAADCGMPVEIDGTPRHCGDRVPLTAGEHVVRTQARWVSLEVDGAAPARPAADFPAGSRLLVTPTTVNPGRSATLDGEDLAPVTVNGWQQGWVVPADLVARHGGGADSSDGNGSDLAGAVDVEFTATGTYRAWLAAGLAAAVVLVLGWLSSLLLFRRRRPGTADRASGADGAAARTLPATPVMPVMPVTAAGTSRLSQAVVLVAGGLGAALFTRGPWGGGGTDGYAGTSWLPEICFLVAVAATLFSRRARRDRHGGAARHGRHGRRGRRDRRDRRDRHGPHDATTGSRHDGQDPPPGHSSPPPPER